One window of Campylobacter sp. MIT 99-7217 genomic DNA carries:
- a CDS encoding DJ-1 family glyoxalase III, giving the protein MSKKILAPLATGFEEIEFVSIVDILRRAGLEVIIATLNDDFLVKGAHNIIIKAEVKLSSINAQMLDGIALAGGYDGMMNLKKSKEILQLIKDLHADKKLVSALCASPIVLHEAGVLGGNFTCYPGCEQGLKGTRLEKAVVINENIITSAGPATASLFALELVRYLCGEDTYNKLHKELLIPLIKA; this is encoded by the coding sequence ATGAGCAAAAAGATCTTAGCTCCGCTTGCAACAGGCTTTGAAGAAATTGAGTTTGTAAGCATAGTGGATATTTTAAGAAGGGCAGGACTTGAGGTGATCATCGCTACCTTAAATGATGATTTCTTAGTAAAAGGAGCACATAATATCATCATTAAAGCAGAAGTAAAACTATCTAGTATAAACGCACAAATGCTCGATGGTATAGCATTAGCAGGGGGTTATGATGGCATGATGAATCTTAAAAAGAGTAAGGAAATTTTACAGCTTATTAAGGATTTGCATGCGGATAAAAAGCTTGTTAGTGCACTTTGTGCCTCGCCTATCGTGCTTCATGAAGCAGGGGTTTTAGGTGGAAATTTTACTTGTTATCCGGGCTGTGAGCAAGGATTAAAGGGAACAAGGCTTGAAAAAGCTGTTGTTATCAATGAAAATATCATCACTTCAGCAGGTCCTGCTACCGCGTCTTTGTTTGCACTTGAACTTGTAAGGTATTTGTGTGGCGAAGATACTTACAATAAACTTCATAAAGAGCTTTTGATACCTTTGATCAAAGCTTAA
- a CDS encoding pyridoxamine 5'-phosphate oxidase family protein, with protein MNNDLQELSSFLEKNSIQILSTSVQGIPHSRPIGSFMLALNKIWYCMNNDKTMFQELMANPEICICVCADDFSWVRINAKAVFEDNKTIKQSYIDKAKTRFEDANDEKFSVFYLDEIQAELSIRGVKRKLEIS; from the coding sequence ATGAATAATGACTTGCAAGAACTTTCTTCCTTTTTAGAAAAAAATAGTATCCAAATTTTAAGTACAAGTGTTCAAGGTATCCCTCATTCTCGTCCCATAGGAAGCTTTATGCTTGCTTTAAATAAAATTTGGTATTGTATGAACAACGATAAAACAATGTTTCAAGAGCTTATGGCTAATCCTGAAATTTGTATTTGCGTTTGTGCTGATGATTTTTCTTGGGTAAGGATAAATGCAAAAGCTGTTTTTGAGGATAATAAAACCATAAAACAAAGCTATATAGATAAAGCAAAAACTCGTTTTGAAGATGCAAATGATGAAAAATTTAGTGTTTTTTATCTTGATGAAATTCAAGCAGAACTTAGTATAAGAGGTGTAAAAAGAAAGCTTGAGATATCTTAA
- a CDS encoding tRNA (cytidine(34)-2'-O)-methyltransferase, whose amino-acid sequence MFNIVLVSPRIPQNTGSIGRMCYNAGFTLHIVKPIVFDIDEKSVRRAGLDYWAKLKPVIWESLDEFLEKNKQFLERFFFATTKSSKPFFEAHFKKGDFLFFGSESYGLPMSLMQLKFENAITIPMKSYGRSLNLATSVGIVSYEALRQNYQDFQR is encoded by the coding sequence ATGTTTAATATCGTTTTGGTTTCTCCAAGAATCCCACAAAATACAGGAAGTATTGGCAGAATGTGTTATAATGCGGGCTTTACCTTGCATATAGTAAAGCCCATAGTTTTTGATATAGATGAAAAATCCGTTAGAAGAGCAGGGCTTGATTATTGGGCTAAACTTAAGCCTGTGATTTGGGAAAGTTTGGACGAATTTTTGGAAAAAAATAAACAATTTTTAGAAAGATTTTTTTTCGCAACAACGAAAAGTTCAAAGCCTTTTTTTGAAGCTCATTTTAAAAAGGGCGATTTTCTTTTTTTTGGAAGCGAAAGCTATGGCTTGCCCATGTCTTTAATGCAGCTTAAATTTGAAAATGCCATTACTATCCCTATGAAAAGCTACGGAAGAAGCTTAAATTTAGCTACAAGCGTGGGTATAGTTTCTTATGAGGCTTTAAGGCAAAATTATCAAGATTTTCAAAGGTAG